A genomic stretch from Puntigrus tetrazona isolate hp1 unplaced genomic scaffold, ASM1883169v1 S000000008, whole genome shotgun sequence includes:
- the nr1i2 gene encoding nuclear receptor subfamily 1 group I member 2 isoform X1, translating into MCLLQLRMSKEMEEFSPLGDSGHGGGSEEETEEDDEPKICQVCGDKSTGYHFNAMTCEGCKGFFRRAMKRPAQLCCPFQNACVITKSNRRQCQSCRLQKCLSIGMKRELIMSDEAVEKRRMQIRRKRLQEEPVTLSPQQETVIQELLTAHHKTFDMTCANFIQFRPLDRDQKSISEHGLEPNSDSLFHTTTRKPPSEDAVQWTISFPSPSSPSSSFQSPDNKERKRLKNSIFTTLPHFTDLTTHMIKNIINFSKTLTMFRALIIEDQIALLKGATFEIILIHFNMFFNEVTGIWECGPLQYCLDDAMRAGFQRHLLDPMMNFHYALRKLHLHEEEYVLMQAISLFSPGTPEDPQQAHERRCYFTSLTSFTDRPGVTNHNMIDRNQETVALTLKSYIEAKRSNADKHLLYPKILACLTEMRSMNEEYTKQVLKIQDIQPDVSPLLLEIISKDS; encoded by the exons tgcTTACTTCAGCTCAGAATGAGTAAAGAAATGGAGGAGTTTTCTCCCCTGGGCGACTCGGGACACGGAGGCGGGTCAGAGGAAGAAACAGAGGAGGATGACGAGCCCAAAATCTGTCAAGTATGCGGCGACAAATCCACAGGCTACCACTTCAACGCCATGACCTGTGAGGGCTGCAAAGGCTTCTTCAG gCGCGCCATGAAGCGACCGGCGCAGCTCTGCTGCCCGTTCCAGAACGCCTGTGTCATCACGAAGAGCAACAGGAGACAGTGCCAGTCCTGCCGCCTCCAGAAATGCCTCTCAATCGGGATGAAGAGGGAGC tgatcatgtcaGACGAGGCCGTGGAGAAGCGGAGGATGCAGATCAGGAGGAAGAGGTTGCAGGAGGAGCCTGTGACGCTCTCCCCTCAACAGGAAACTGTTATACAGGAGCTGCTCACCGCACATCACAAGACCTTCGACATGACGTGCGCCAACTTCATTCAGTTCCGG CCTTTAGATCGAGATCAGAAATCCATTTCTGAGCACGGTCTTGAACCAAACAGCGACAGTTTGTTTCACACAACCACACGCAAACCTCCGTCTGAAGATGCAGTGCAGTGGACCATCAGCTTTCCCTCGCCCTCATCCCCTTCCTCTAGCTTTCAGAGTCCTGACAATAAAGAGAGGAAGCGACTCAAAAATTCCATTTTCACCACTCTGCCACATTTTACAGACCTCACCACGCATATGATCAAGAATATAATCAACTTCAGCAAAACGCTTACGATGTTCAG GGCTCTTATCATAGAGGACCAGATCGCGCTGCTGAAAGGAGCAACCtttgaaatcattctgattcaCTTCAACATGTTCTTTAATGAGGTGACAGGCATCTGGGAGTGCGGCCCGCTGCAGTACTGCCTGGATGACGCCATGCGAG CTGGTTTCCAGCGCCATCTACTGGACCCTATGATGAATTTCCATTACGCTCTGCGCAAGCTGCACTTACACGAAGAGGAGTATGTGCTGATGCAGGCCATCTCGCTCTTCTCACCAGGTACTCCAGAAGATCCTCAGCAAGCACATGAACGCAGGTGTTATTTTACCTCTCTTACCTCATTCACAGATCGCCCCGGAGTGACGAATCACAACATGATCGACCGCAACCAGGAGACGGTAGCCCTCACCCTGAAGAGCTACATTGAAGCCAAGCGCTCCAATGCAGATAAACA TCTGCTGTACCCAAAGATCTTGGCGTGCCTGACTGAGATGAGGAGTATGAACGAAGAGTATACTAAACAAGTGCTGAAAATCCAGGACATTCAGCCTGATGTGTCTCCGCTCTTATTGGAAATAATCAGCAAAGACAGCTAA
- the nr1i2 gene encoding nuclear receptor subfamily 1 group I member 2 isoform X2, producing the protein MCLLQLRMSKEMEEFSPLGDSGHGGGSEEETEEDDEPKICQVCGDKSTGYHFNAMTCEGCKGFFRRAMKRPAQLCCPFQNACVITKSNRRQCQSCRLQKCLSIGMKRELIMSDEAVEKRRMQIRRKRLQEEPVTLSPQQETVIQELLTAHHKTFDMTCANFIQFRPLDRDQKSISEHGLEPNSDSLFHTTTRKPPSEDAVQWTISFPSPSSPSSSFQSPDNKERKRLKNSIFTTLPHFTDLTTHMIKNIINFSKTLTMFRALIIEDQIALLKGATFEIILIHFNMFFNEVTGIWECGPLQYCLDDAMRAGFQRHLLDPMMNFHYALRKLHLHEEEYVLMQAISLFSPDRPGVTNHNMIDRNQETVALTLKSYIEAKRSNADKHLLYPKILACLTEMRSMNEEYTKQVLKIQDIQPDVSPLLLEIISKDS; encoded by the exons tgcTTACTTCAGCTCAGAATGAGTAAAGAAATGGAGGAGTTTTCTCCCCTGGGCGACTCGGGACACGGAGGCGGGTCAGAGGAAGAAACAGAGGAGGATGACGAGCCCAAAATCTGTCAAGTATGCGGCGACAAATCCACAGGCTACCACTTCAACGCCATGACCTGTGAGGGCTGCAAAGGCTTCTTCAG gCGCGCCATGAAGCGACCGGCGCAGCTCTGCTGCCCGTTCCAGAACGCCTGTGTCATCACGAAGAGCAACAGGAGACAGTGCCAGTCCTGCCGCCTCCAGAAATGCCTCTCAATCGGGATGAAGAGGGAGC tgatcatgtcaGACGAGGCCGTGGAGAAGCGGAGGATGCAGATCAGGAGGAAGAGGTTGCAGGAGGAGCCTGTGACGCTCTCCCCTCAACAGGAAACTGTTATACAGGAGCTGCTCACCGCACATCACAAGACCTTCGACATGACGTGCGCCAACTTCATTCAGTTCCGG CCTTTAGATCGAGATCAGAAATCCATTTCTGAGCACGGTCTTGAACCAAACAGCGACAGTTTGTTTCACACAACCACACGCAAACCTCCGTCTGAAGATGCAGTGCAGTGGACCATCAGCTTTCCCTCGCCCTCATCCCCTTCCTCTAGCTTTCAGAGTCCTGACAATAAAGAGAGGAAGCGACTCAAAAATTCCATTTTCACCACTCTGCCACATTTTACAGACCTCACCACGCATATGATCAAGAATATAATCAACTTCAGCAAAACGCTTACGATGTTCAG GGCTCTTATCATAGAGGACCAGATCGCGCTGCTGAAAGGAGCAACCtttgaaatcattctgattcaCTTCAACATGTTCTTTAATGAGGTGACAGGCATCTGGGAGTGCGGCCCGCTGCAGTACTGCCTGGATGACGCCATGCGAG CTGGTTTCCAGCGCCATCTACTGGACCCTATGATGAATTTCCATTACGCTCTGCGCAAGCTGCACTTACACGAAGAGGAGTATGTGCTGATGCAGGCCATCTCGCTCTTCTCACCAG ATCGCCCCGGAGTGACGAATCACAACATGATCGACCGCAACCAGGAGACGGTAGCCCTCACCCTGAAGAGCTACATTGAAGCCAAGCGCTCCAATGCAGATAAACA TCTGCTGTACCCAAAGATCTTGGCGTGCCTGACTGAGATGAGGAGTATGAACGAAGAGTATACTAAACAAGTGCTGAAAATCCAGGACATTCAGCCTGATGTGTCTCCGCTCTTATTGGAAATAATCAGCAAAGACAGCTAA